Proteins from one Podarcis raffonei isolate rPodRaf1 chromosome 1, rPodRaf1.pri, whole genome shotgun sequence genomic window:
- the SP3 gene encoding transcription factor Sp3 isoform X3 yields MTAPEKPVKQEEMAALDVDSSGGGGSNSGGGPHGEYLQHGNGGSAAASADASDESGTPQAGDLSSVQLAGTPNRWEVLSATPTTIKDEAGNIVQIPGTATVTSSGQYVLPLQSLQNQQIFSVASGSDSSNGAVPNVQYQVIPQIQTADGQQVQLGFAASSDNGSVNQETGQIQIIPGSNQTIIASGTSSSNIQNILSQTGQVQGVTIGSSSFPGQAQVVANVPLGLPGNIAFVPINSVDLDSLGLSGSQTMTAGINADGHLISTSQAMDSSDTSDRTAEQVSPEMTETTTDTDLFVPTSSSSQLPVTIDSTSILEQNANSLSTNTGQVHSSDLQGNYIQTSVSEETQAQNIQVSTAQPIVQHIQLQESQQTTSQAQIVQGIAQQTIHGVQAGQGISQQALQNLQLQLNPGTFLIQAQTVTPSGQITWQTFQVQGVQNLQNLQLQNAPGQQITLTPVQTLTLGQVAASGGLTSTPVSLSTAQLPNLQTVTINSIDSGGIQLHSGENADSPADIRIKEEEPDPEEWQLGGDSTLNTNDLTHLRVQVVDEEGDQPHQEGKRLRRVACTCPNCKEGGGRGTNLGKKKQHICHIPGCGKVYGKTSHLRAHLRWHSGERPFICTWMFCGKRFTRSDELQRHRRTHTGEKKFVCPECSKRFMRSDHLAKHIKTHQNKKAIHASSTVLASVEATPEDTLITAGGTTLILANIQQGSVSGIGTVNTSGTSNQDILTNAEIPLQLVTVSGNETME; encoded by the exons ATGACCG CTCCGGAGAAGCCCGTGAAACAAGAGGAAATGGCTGCCTTGGACGTggacagcagcggcggcggcggcagcaacagCGGCGGCGGCCCCCACGGCGAATATCTGCAGCACGGGAACGGGGGCTCTGCAGCGGCTTCGGCCGACGCCTCGGACGAGTCGGGCACCCCGCAG GCAGGGGATTTGTCATCTGTACAGTTAGCAGGAACTCCAAATAGATGGGAGGTGCTGTCTGCTACGCCAACAACTATCAAAGATGAAGCTGGCAATATAGTACAGATCCCGGGGACCGCCACAGTAACTTCAAGTGGGCAATATGTTCTTCCCCTACAGAGTTTGCAGAATCAACAGATATTTTCTGTTGCATCTGGATCGGATTCGTCAAACGGCGCAGTGCCCAATGTCCAGTATCAAGTAATACCCCAGATTCAGACAGCTGATGGCCAGCAAGTTCAGCTTGGTTTTGCAGCCTCTTCTGACAACGGTAGTGTAAATCAAGAAACCGGTCAAATTCAAATCATTCCTGGCTCCAATCAAACCATCATTGCCTCTGGAACATCTTCTAGTAATATTCAGAATATATTGTCACAGACTGGCCAAGTCCAAGGGGTTACCATTGGCAGTTCGTCTTTCCCTGGGCAAGCACAGGTAGTTGCTAACGTTCCTCTTGGACTGCCGGGAAATATTGCTTTTGTTCCCATCAATAGTGTTGATTTAGATTCTCTGGGACTAAGTGGTTCTCAAACCATGACTGCAGGCATTAACGCCGACGGGCATTTGATAAGTACTTCACAGGCGATGGATAGTTCGGACACTTCTGATAGGACTGCTGAGCAGGTTTCTCCTGAAATGACGGAAACCACCACCGATACAGACTTATTTGTGCCAACATCTTCTTCATCACAACTGCCTGTAACTATAGACAGTACCAGTATATTGGAGCAGAATGCAAACAGCCTGTCTACTAATACTGGGCAAGTACACAGTTCTGATCTTCAGGGAAATTATATCCAAACATCTGTCTCGGAAGAGACACAGGCTCAGAATATTCAGGTCTCCACAGCACAGCCTATTGTGCAGCACATACAGCTTCAGGAGTCTCAGCAAACAACCAGTCAAGCCCAAATTGTACAAGGTATTGCGCAGCAGACAATCCACGGGGTGCAAGCTGGCCAAGGTATATCGCAACAGGCTTTGCAGAATCTTCAGCTTCAGTTGAACCCTGGGACGTTTTTAATCCAGGCGCAGACAGTGACCCCATCCGggcagataacctggcagacgtTTCAAGTGCAAGGAGTGCAGAACTTGCAGAACTTGCAGCTGCAGAATGCCCCTGGCCAACAAATAACATTGACCCCTGTGCAGACGCTCACTCTGGGTCAAGTTGCAGCAAGCGGGGGCTTGACTTCGACTCCTGTTAGCCTAAGTACTGCTCAGTTGCCAAATCTACAGACAGTTACAATAAATTCCATAGATTCTGGTGGCATTCAGCTGCACTCAGGAGAAAATGCCGACAGTCCTGCAG ATATCAGGATTAAAGAAGAGGAGCCTGATCCAGAAGAATGGCAGCTTGGTGGTGATTCTACACTGAATACCAATGATCTGACACATTTGAGAGTGCAGGTGGTGGACGAGGAAGGGGACCAGCCACATCAAGAAGGGAAAAGATTGCGAAGAGTCGCTTGCACCTGTCCTAATTGTAAAGAAGGGGGTGGCAG AGGCACCAATCTGGGGAAGAAGAAACAGCACATCTGTCACATACCTGGTTGCGGGAAAGTGTACGGGAAGACATCGCACCTGAGAGCTCACCTTCGCTGGCATTCTGGAGAGCGTCCGTTCATTTGTACTTGGATGTTCTGTGGGAAAAGGTTTACCCGCAGCGATGAGTTACAGCGGCACAGGAGGACACATACAG GTGAAAAGAAGTTCGTCTGTCCAGAATGTTCAAAGCGCTTCATGAGAAGTGACCATCTTGCCAAACATATTAAAACGCATCAAAATAAAAAGGCTATTCACGCTAGCAGTACAGTGCTGGCCTCGGTAGAAGCAACGCCGGAGGATACTTTGATTACTGCGGGCGGAACAACACTTATCCTTGCTAATATTCAACAAGGTTCTGTTTCAGGGATAGGGACTGTTAATACTTCTGGCACCAGCAATCAAGATATTCTTACCAACGCTGAAATACCTTTACAGCTTGTTACTGTTTCTGGAAACGAGACAATGGAATAA
- the SP3 gene encoding transcription factor Sp3 isoform X2, translating into MTAPEKPVKQEEMAALDVDSSGGGGSNSGGGPHGEYLQHGNGGSAAASADASDESGTPQDTQPSPLALLAATCSKIGPPSPEDDDDDASPPAGAAGDLSSVQLAGTPNRWEVLSATPTTIKDEAGNIVQIPGTATVTSSGQYVLPLQSLQNQQIFSVASGSDSSNGAVPNVQYQVIPQIQTADGQQVQLGFAASSDNGSVNQETGQIQIIPGSNQTIIASGTSSSNIQNILSQTGQVQGVTIGSSSFPGQAQVVANVPLGLPGNIAFVPINSVDLDSLGLSGSQTMTAGINADGHLISTSQAMDSSDTSDRTAEQVSPEMTETTTDTDLFVPTSSSSQLPVTIDSTSILEQNANSLSTNTGQVHSSDLQGNYIQTSVSEETQAQNIQVSTAQPIVQHIQLQESQQTTSQAQIVQGIAQQTIHGVQAGQGISQQALQNLQLQLNPGTFLIQAQTVTPSGQITWQTFQVQGVQNLQNLQLQNAPGQQITLTPVQTLTLGQVAASGGLTSTPVSLSTAQLPNLQTVTINSIDSGGIQLHSGENADSPADIRIKEEEPDPEEWQLGGDSTLNTNDLTHLRVQVVDEEGDQPHQEGKRLRRVACTCPNCKEGGGRGTNLGKKKQHICHIPGCGKVYGKTSHLRAHLRWHSGERPFICTWMFCGKRFTRSDELQRHRRTHTGEKKFVCPECSKRFMRSDHLAKHIKTHQNKKAIHASSTVLASVEATPEDTLITAGGTTLILANIQQGSVSGIGTVNTSGTSNQDILTNAEIPLQLVTVSGNETME; encoded by the exons ATGACCG CTCCGGAGAAGCCCGTGAAACAAGAGGAAATGGCTGCCTTGGACGTggacagcagcggcggcggcggcagcaacagCGGCGGCGGCCCCCACGGCGAATATCTGCAGCACGGGAACGGGGGCTCTGCAGCGGCTTCGGCCGACGCCTCGGACGAGTCGGGCACCCCGCAG gacACCCAGCCGTCGCCGCTGGCGCTCTTGGCGGCTACCTGCAGCAAGATCGGGCCGCCGTCGCcggaggacgacgacgacgacgctTCTCCGCCTGCCGGAGCG GCAGGGGATTTGTCATCTGTACAGTTAGCAGGAACTCCAAATAGATGGGAGGTGCTGTCTGCTACGCCAACAACTATCAAAGATGAAGCTGGCAATATAGTACAGATCCCGGGGACCGCCACAGTAACTTCAAGTGGGCAATATGTTCTTCCCCTACAGAGTTTGCAGAATCAACAGATATTTTCTGTTGCATCTGGATCGGATTCGTCAAACGGCGCAGTGCCCAATGTCCAGTATCAAGTAATACCCCAGATTCAGACAGCTGATGGCCAGCAAGTTCAGCTTGGTTTTGCAGCCTCTTCTGACAACGGTAGTGTAAATCAAGAAACCGGTCAAATTCAAATCATTCCTGGCTCCAATCAAACCATCATTGCCTCTGGAACATCTTCTAGTAATATTCAGAATATATTGTCACAGACTGGCCAAGTCCAAGGGGTTACCATTGGCAGTTCGTCTTTCCCTGGGCAAGCACAGGTAGTTGCTAACGTTCCTCTTGGACTGCCGGGAAATATTGCTTTTGTTCCCATCAATAGTGTTGATTTAGATTCTCTGGGACTAAGTGGTTCTCAAACCATGACTGCAGGCATTAACGCCGACGGGCATTTGATAAGTACTTCACAGGCGATGGATAGTTCGGACACTTCTGATAGGACTGCTGAGCAGGTTTCTCCTGAAATGACGGAAACCACCACCGATACAGACTTATTTGTGCCAACATCTTCTTCATCACAACTGCCTGTAACTATAGACAGTACCAGTATATTGGAGCAGAATGCAAACAGCCTGTCTACTAATACTGGGCAAGTACACAGTTCTGATCTTCAGGGAAATTATATCCAAACATCTGTCTCGGAAGAGACACAGGCTCAGAATATTCAGGTCTCCACAGCACAGCCTATTGTGCAGCACATACAGCTTCAGGAGTCTCAGCAAACAACCAGTCAAGCCCAAATTGTACAAGGTATTGCGCAGCAGACAATCCACGGGGTGCAAGCTGGCCAAGGTATATCGCAACAGGCTTTGCAGAATCTTCAGCTTCAGTTGAACCCTGGGACGTTTTTAATCCAGGCGCAGACAGTGACCCCATCCGggcagataacctggcagacgtTTCAAGTGCAAGGAGTGCAGAACTTGCAGAACTTGCAGCTGCAGAATGCCCCTGGCCAACAAATAACATTGACCCCTGTGCAGACGCTCACTCTGGGTCAAGTTGCAGCAAGCGGGGGCTTGACTTCGACTCCTGTTAGCCTAAGTACTGCTCAGTTGCCAAATCTACAGACAGTTACAATAAATTCCATAGATTCTGGTGGCATTCAGCTGCACTCAGGAGAAAATGCCGACAGTCCTGCAG ATATCAGGATTAAAGAAGAGGAGCCTGATCCAGAAGAATGGCAGCTTGGTGGTGATTCTACACTGAATACCAATGATCTGACACATTTGAGAGTGCAGGTGGTGGACGAGGAAGGGGACCAGCCACATCAAGAAGGGAAAAGATTGCGAAGAGTCGCTTGCACCTGTCCTAATTGTAAAGAAGGGGGTGGCAG AGGCACCAATCTGGGGAAGAAGAAACAGCACATCTGTCACATACCTGGTTGCGGGAAAGTGTACGGGAAGACATCGCACCTGAGAGCTCACCTTCGCTGGCATTCTGGAGAGCGTCCGTTCATTTGTACTTGGATGTTCTGTGGGAAAAGGTTTACCCGCAGCGATGAGTTACAGCGGCACAGGAGGACACATACAG GTGAAAAGAAGTTCGTCTGTCCAGAATGTTCAAAGCGCTTCATGAGAAGTGACCATCTTGCCAAACATATTAAAACGCATCAAAATAAAAAGGCTATTCACGCTAGCAGTACAGTGCTGGCCTCGGTAGAAGCAACGCCGGAGGATACTTTGATTACTGCGGGCGGAACAACACTTATCCTTGCTAATATTCAACAAGGTTCTGTTTCAGGGATAGGGACTGTTAATACTTCTGGCACCAGCAATCAAGATATTCTTACCAACGCTGAAATACCTTTACAGCTTGTTACTGTTTCTGGAAACGAGACAATGGAATAA
- the SP3 gene encoding transcription factor Sp3 isoform X1 yields MRAAPEKPVKQEEMAALDVDSSGGGGSNSGGGPHGEYLQHGNGGSAAASADASDESGTPQDTQPSPLALLAATCSKIGPPSPEDDDDDASPPAGAAGDLSSVQLAGTPNRWEVLSATPTTIKDEAGNIVQIPGTATVTSSGQYVLPLQSLQNQQIFSVASGSDSSNGAVPNVQYQVIPQIQTADGQQVQLGFAASSDNGSVNQETGQIQIIPGSNQTIIASGTSSSNIQNILSQTGQVQGVTIGSSSFPGQAQVVANVPLGLPGNIAFVPINSVDLDSLGLSGSQTMTAGINADGHLISTSQAMDSSDTSDRTAEQVSPEMTETTTDTDLFVPTSSSSQLPVTIDSTSILEQNANSLSTNTGQVHSSDLQGNYIQTSVSEETQAQNIQVSTAQPIVQHIQLQESQQTTSQAQIVQGIAQQTIHGVQAGQGISQQALQNLQLQLNPGTFLIQAQTVTPSGQITWQTFQVQGVQNLQNLQLQNAPGQQITLTPVQTLTLGQVAASGGLTSTPVSLSTAQLPNLQTVTINSIDSGGIQLHSGENADSPADIRIKEEEPDPEEWQLGGDSTLNTNDLTHLRVQVVDEEGDQPHQEGKRLRRVACTCPNCKEGGGRGTNLGKKKQHICHIPGCGKVYGKTSHLRAHLRWHSGERPFICTWMFCGKRFTRSDELQRHRRTHTGEKKFVCPECSKRFMRSDHLAKHIKTHQNKKAIHASSTVLASVEATPEDTLITAGGTTLILANIQQGSVSGIGTVNTSGTSNQDILTNAEIPLQLVTVSGNETME; encoded by the exons atgcGCGCAGCTCCGGAGAAGCCCGTGAAACAAGAGGAAATGGCTGCCTTGGACGTggacagcagcggcggcggcggcagcaacagCGGCGGCGGCCCCCACGGCGAATATCTGCAGCACGGGAACGGGGGCTCTGCAGCGGCTTCGGCCGACGCCTCGGACGAGTCGGGCACCCCGCAG gacACCCAGCCGTCGCCGCTGGCGCTCTTGGCGGCTACCTGCAGCAAGATCGGGCCGCCGTCGCcggaggacgacgacgacgacgctTCTCCGCCTGCCGGAGCG GCAGGGGATTTGTCATCTGTACAGTTAGCAGGAACTCCAAATAGATGGGAGGTGCTGTCTGCTACGCCAACAACTATCAAAGATGAAGCTGGCAATATAGTACAGATCCCGGGGACCGCCACAGTAACTTCAAGTGGGCAATATGTTCTTCCCCTACAGAGTTTGCAGAATCAACAGATATTTTCTGTTGCATCTGGATCGGATTCGTCAAACGGCGCAGTGCCCAATGTCCAGTATCAAGTAATACCCCAGATTCAGACAGCTGATGGCCAGCAAGTTCAGCTTGGTTTTGCAGCCTCTTCTGACAACGGTAGTGTAAATCAAGAAACCGGTCAAATTCAAATCATTCCTGGCTCCAATCAAACCATCATTGCCTCTGGAACATCTTCTAGTAATATTCAGAATATATTGTCACAGACTGGCCAAGTCCAAGGGGTTACCATTGGCAGTTCGTCTTTCCCTGGGCAAGCACAGGTAGTTGCTAACGTTCCTCTTGGACTGCCGGGAAATATTGCTTTTGTTCCCATCAATAGTGTTGATTTAGATTCTCTGGGACTAAGTGGTTCTCAAACCATGACTGCAGGCATTAACGCCGACGGGCATTTGATAAGTACTTCACAGGCGATGGATAGTTCGGACACTTCTGATAGGACTGCTGAGCAGGTTTCTCCTGAAATGACGGAAACCACCACCGATACAGACTTATTTGTGCCAACATCTTCTTCATCACAACTGCCTGTAACTATAGACAGTACCAGTATATTGGAGCAGAATGCAAACAGCCTGTCTACTAATACTGGGCAAGTACACAGTTCTGATCTTCAGGGAAATTATATCCAAACATCTGTCTCGGAAGAGACACAGGCTCAGAATATTCAGGTCTCCACAGCACAGCCTATTGTGCAGCACATACAGCTTCAGGAGTCTCAGCAAACAACCAGTCAAGCCCAAATTGTACAAGGTATTGCGCAGCAGACAATCCACGGGGTGCAAGCTGGCCAAGGTATATCGCAACAGGCTTTGCAGAATCTTCAGCTTCAGTTGAACCCTGGGACGTTTTTAATCCAGGCGCAGACAGTGACCCCATCCGggcagataacctggcagacgtTTCAAGTGCAAGGAGTGCAGAACTTGCAGAACTTGCAGCTGCAGAATGCCCCTGGCCAACAAATAACATTGACCCCTGTGCAGACGCTCACTCTGGGTCAAGTTGCAGCAAGCGGGGGCTTGACTTCGACTCCTGTTAGCCTAAGTACTGCTCAGTTGCCAAATCTACAGACAGTTACAATAAATTCCATAGATTCTGGTGGCATTCAGCTGCACTCAGGAGAAAATGCCGACAGTCCTGCAG ATATCAGGATTAAAGAAGAGGAGCCTGATCCAGAAGAATGGCAGCTTGGTGGTGATTCTACACTGAATACCAATGATCTGACACATTTGAGAGTGCAGGTGGTGGACGAGGAAGGGGACCAGCCACATCAAGAAGGGAAAAGATTGCGAAGAGTCGCTTGCACCTGTCCTAATTGTAAAGAAGGGGGTGGCAG AGGCACCAATCTGGGGAAGAAGAAACAGCACATCTGTCACATACCTGGTTGCGGGAAAGTGTACGGGAAGACATCGCACCTGAGAGCTCACCTTCGCTGGCATTCTGGAGAGCGTCCGTTCATTTGTACTTGGATGTTCTGTGGGAAAAGGTTTACCCGCAGCGATGAGTTACAGCGGCACAGGAGGACACATACAG GTGAAAAGAAGTTCGTCTGTCCAGAATGTTCAAAGCGCTTCATGAGAAGTGACCATCTTGCCAAACATATTAAAACGCATCAAAATAAAAAGGCTATTCACGCTAGCAGTACAGTGCTGGCCTCGGTAGAAGCAACGCCGGAGGATACTTTGATTACTGCGGGCGGAACAACACTTATCCTTGCTAATATTCAACAAGGTTCTGTTTCAGGGATAGGGACTGTTAATACTTCTGGCACCAGCAATCAAGATATTCTTACCAACGCTGAAATACCTTTACAGCTTGTTACTGTTTCTGGAAACGAGACAATGGAATAA